The following are from one region of the Hemitrygon akajei chromosome 31, sHemAka1.3, whole genome shotgun sequence genome:
- the LOC140719287 gene encoding ferritin heavy chain-like: MTSQVRQNYHQECEASVNRQINMELYASYVYLSMYAYFDRDDVALKNFAKFFKDQSHEEREHVEKLVKFQNQRGGRVILQDVAKPDRDEWSNGLEALRCALHLEKTVNQSLLDLHKLASEKNDPHMCDFLETHYLHEQVEAIKKLGDMITNLTRMGAPQNGLAEYLFDKHTLEESS; encoded by the exons ATGACTTCTCAAGTGCGCCAGAATTACCACCAGGAATGTGAGGCCAGCGTCAACCGGCAGATCAACATGGAGCTGTATGCCTCCTACGTCTACCTGTCGATG TATGCGTACTTCGATCGGGATGATGTGGCGCTGAAGAACTTCGCCAAGTTTTTTAAGGATCAGTCCCACGAGGAGCGGGAACATGTAGAGAAGCTGGTCAAATTCCAAAACCAACGTGGAGGACGTGTTATCCTCCAGGACGTTGCG AAACCTGACCGAGATGAATGGAGCAATGGCCTGGAAGCTCTGCGGTGCGCTCTTCACCTGGAGAAGACTGTGAACCAGTCTCTCCTGGATCTCCACAAACTCGCTTCTGAGAAGAACGACCCTCAT ATGTGCGACTTCCTGGAGACCCACTACTTGCATGAGCAGGTCGAAGCCATCAAGAAGCTTGGAGACATGATCACCAACCTGACCCGCATGGGGGCGCCCCAGAACGGCCTGGCCGAGTATCTGTTTGACAAGCATACACTGGAAGAGAGCAGCTAA
- the LOC140719375 gene encoding ferritin heavy chain-like, giving the protein MGSLWRVWPAVAVGLFPKRGLPCRLLCRVGPPPWAEGRGQPRRAAQGGQSHGHSVRQNYSRECEEAINQQINLELRAYYAYLSMSYYFDRYDVGLRNFAKFYLEQSAEEQKHAEKLMQFQNQRGGSIVLYDIKKPYQDEWGSGLEAMENALELEKEVNQSILNLHKLASEQNDPHLCEFLEANYLNEQVIAIRKLGDHITNLKKLGASEDGIGEYLFDKHSLGGDS; this is encoded by the exons ATGGGGAGCTTGTGGCGAGTGTGGCCGGCTGTGGCGGTTGGCTTGTTCCCGAAACGGGGCTTGCCCTGTCGCCTCCTGTGCAGGGTTGGCCCACCGCCCTGGGCTGAGGGGCGGGGGCAGCCCCGGAGAGCGGCCCAGGGCGGGCAGAGCCACGGTCACTCGGTACGCCAGAACTATTCTAGAGAATGCGAGGAGGCCATCAACCAGCAGATCAATCTGGAGCTCCGCGCTTACTACGCCTACCTGTCCATG TCATATTACTTCGACCGTTATGATGTTGGTTTGAGAAACTTTGCCAAGTTTTACTTGGAGCAATCTGCCGAAGAGCAGAAGCATGCTGAGAAGCTGATGCAGTTTCAGAATCAGCGTGGAGGCAGCATTGTCCTGTATGATATCAAG AAACCTTACCAGGATGAATGGGGCAGCGGCTTAGAGGCAATGGAGAATGCATTAGAGCTTGAGAAAGAGGTCAATCAAAGCATTCTGAACCtgcacaagctggcaagtgaaCAGAACGATCCACAT CTATGTGAGTTCTTGGAGGCAAACTACTTGAATGAACAAGTCATAGCCATTAGGAAGCTTGGGGATCACATCACCAACCTGAAGAAATTGGGAGCTTCTGAGGATGGTATTGGAGAGTATTTGTTCGACAAGCACTCTCTGGGTGGGGACAGTTAA